From Thalassococcus sp. S3, one genomic window encodes:
- a CDS encoding Lrp/AsnC family transcriptional regulator: protein MEIDGRDLKILALLQDDCRIPNAELAQRVGMSASACWRRVRALEEAGVIEKYSAQISPAGIGFDFHAIVHVHLTRHDPDRLGEFIRAVENCPDVQECYATTGQADYHLKVMCRDLEAYNHFLEKFLFRLPAVASAQTNLVLRTIKNDPSLAR, encoded by the coding sequence ATGGAGATCGACGGCAGGGATCTGAAGATCCTCGCTCTGCTTCAGGACGATTGCCGCATACCGAATGCCGAGCTTGCGCAACGCGTCGGTATGTCAGCTTCGGCCTGTTGGCGCAGGGTCCGCGCGCTCGAAGAGGCGGGGGTGATCGAGAAGTATTCCGCGCAGATCAGTCCGGCGGGCATCGGGTTCGACTTCCATGCCATCGTTCATGTGCATCTCACGCGGCATGATCCGGATCGTCTGGGGGAGTTTATTCGGGCGGTTGAGAATTGCCCGGACGTTCAGGAATGCTATGCGACGACGGGGCAGGCTGATTATCACCTCAAGGTTATGTGCCGCGATCTTGAGGCCTATAATCATTTCCTCGAAAAGTTCCTTTTCCGGCTGCCTGCTGTTGCCAGCGCGCAAACCAATCTGGTGTTGCGGACCATCAAGAACGATCCGTCCTTGGCGCGTTGA
- a CDS encoding PKD domain-containing protein: MATRSTFAFLVSIALAGLPLQAVAQSNAPTEGLLVVYGSAAPSREGDVDRREQIFFSVPAEMSERLFVRIFDPEVSGSSDFTYGGTGNANTTFRLFGGEGAFSQADRPSQVEDGARAPRVNRDPVTGPGEMLREEVYTNDRATDGRWVTLSTLRARQGEIIDGRAYFRIDVQGTGGDDGNGFSVGVSLARDRDRPPEGLAMFAYQPTIRWLKDRPPTRVRFDGSVGGPFTVQSFDAANGTLSVVTDFADLPVRASGQDFWSIDTVETSETNLALSLSGGFETPNDVTVSVFDGSGAPVPLSMPPAKAPDPARPTALATGRPLADCRAVAFDASGSTGRAPLSYLWDFGDGKSATIPVIAHRYDEPGRYVAELQVTEAGTRPGRGQAVSVPVHVRSAPVSVPGDRIVVAPGDAVIFDGTGSVASDSPITRYLWTFGDGNSAEGPTAETRYDQPGSYRAVLRVEDDSDHPCNFGVETREVVVNSQPVAEAGTDQITVVGQPVILAGGASYDVDGSIADYRWDMGDGTALQGDSVTHAFTAPGTYEVRLTVRDDSGVSNDLADDTMLVVVNAPPEPVIGLPSRPVSVSEATQLDASASSDADGEILTYMWDFGDGATGEGETVSYAWTRPGLFDVTLTVTDDSGTASATQQTTLQVVVDAAPVSDAGPDQFVTASDVIFDGGGSTDTDGQITAWEWDFGDGATASGKTVSHAYARPGIYEVALLVRDDSGAPLNQDRDTMQVTVNSVPIADAGPPQTVAPGETFVVNGRASVDPDGAIAEYVWDFPDGSTARGQRASFTLNEPGLHRIGLTVYDDFRGGAASDQSEVLVTVNAPPVAVAGADLLIAPGESVLFDAGHSFDPDGELSSYRWEFDDLGAPLDSAAVERAYETPGVWSAQLVVTDDSGVLNATATDTKTIRVNHPPVAEAGAPIETEVLFVTLDASGSSDADGDALIYRWDFGDGSPPAFGEVVDHAYPRSGVFPVTLRVDDGTGLSNATAIDATTVTIKARPVADAGGNRDVCSGEPILFDASGSLDPDGGLLLYSWDFGDGSGSDLINPTKTYEEPGVYPVTLRIQNETGTSWGSDIDRIAALVREGPLANAGKDMTVCTNQPVRFDGSGSTDADGAVNAFSWTFGDGGTASGERPEYLFKAPGNYAVTLTITGEAMGACSPLDTDVVNVEVVAAPELQIRGAERAAAGLPADFKAQLSDLGGATPIGFDWTFSDGATATGDDVRHTFAEPGEHFIAVTVQLAGGNPGCSTIEVRRKVIVNEAPQPVIEAPDRVATGDAIIFDAASSFDADGAITGFVWAFGDGTTAQGIRAAHRFAEPGDHTVTLSVTDDAGVGNSTVLASKTVMVNPAPRAGLKAPPPVCPAVDVPWSIEASEGTAVSWLFEESRTAEGPSVSHRFAQSGLFPVRATLDDGTGLPNARRSEEVYVRVNSAPTALAGPDRVVCPGDTVTFDAGRSGDLDGQIVEWLWEFSDGVTLSGEQVERAFEQSGPIDVRLTVRDDSGSACSIGTDTAALLVNSTPLVDAGPDLTVPVGAAHDVARFDAGAARDVDGQGLRLSWDFGDGAEASGAVARHSYSTPGTYTVTVMAQDTTGLACGVATDTATVQALPRQ; the protein is encoded by the coding sequence ATGGCGACAAGATCGACATTTGCGTTTCTGGTAAGCATCGCGCTGGCGGGATTGCCGCTTCAGGCGGTGGCCCAGTCCAACGCTCCGACCGAGGGGCTTCTTGTCGTCTACGGCTCCGCCGCGCCCAGCCGCGAAGGCGACGTCGACAGGCGCGAGCAGATCTTCTTTAGCGTGCCCGCCGAGATGTCGGAGCGTCTGTTCGTCCGGATTTTTGACCCCGAAGTGTCCGGCAGTTCGGATTTCACCTATGGCGGCACGGGCAACGCCAACACGACATTCCGCCTTTTTGGCGGTGAGGGAGCCTTTTCGCAGGCAGACCGACCCAGCCAGGTCGAAGACGGCGCACGGGCGCCACGCGTGAACCGCGATCCTGTCACCGGACCCGGAGAGATGCTTCGCGAAGAGGTCTATACCAATGATCGGGCGACAGATGGCAGGTGGGTCACCCTGTCAACGCTACGGGCACGCCAGGGCGAAATCATAGATGGTCGCGCCTATTTCCGGATCGACGTGCAGGGGACGGGTGGTGACGATGGAAACGGCTTTTCCGTCGGCGTCAGTCTGGCCCGCGACCGGGATCGCCCGCCCGAAGGTCTTGCGATGTTTGCCTACCAGCCCACGATCCGGTGGCTGAAAGATCGCCCGCCGACACGGGTGCGCTTTGACGGCTCAGTCGGCGGGCCATTCACGGTGCAGAGTTTCGATGCCGCCAACGGAACGCTTTCGGTGGTTACCGATTTCGCCGATCTGCCCGTCCGCGCATCTGGTCAGGACTTCTGGAGCATCGATACGGTCGAGACATCGGAAACCAATCTCGCGCTGAGCCTGTCGGGTGGATTTGAGACGCCGAACGACGTGACAGTCTCGGTCTTCGATGGCAGTGGCGCGCCTGTTCCCTTGTCGATGCCACCTGCCAAGGCGCCCGATCCCGCACGCCCGACCGCCCTCGCGACAGGCCGTCCGCTGGCCGATTGCCGTGCGGTGGCATTTGACGCCAGTGGATCCACGGGGCGGGCGCCGCTGTCCTACCTTTGGGATTTCGGGGATGGGAAAAGCGCGACAATTCCGGTCATCGCTCATCGTTATGATGAGCCGGGCCGCTACGTCGCCGAATTGCAGGTCACGGAGGCGGGGACAAGACCTGGACGCGGCCAGGCCGTGTCCGTGCCGGTTCACGTGCGCTCCGCCCCGGTGTCGGTCCCGGGTGATCGGATCGTGGTTGCGCCGGGCGACGCGGTGATCTTCGACGGCACCGGGTCCGTTGCGTCGGACAGCCCGATCACCCGTTATCTCTGGACCTTCGGGGACGGTAACAGTGCCGAAGGGCCCACGGCAGAGACCCGCTATGACCAGCCCGGCTCTTATCGCGCGGTTCTGAGGGTGGAGGATGACAGCGATCATCCTTGCAATTTCGGTGTGGAAACACGTGAAGTCGTGGTCAATTCCCAACCCGTCGCCGAAGCGGGGACCGATCAGATTACCGTCGTTGGCCAGCCGGTTATCCTTGCCGGCGGTGCGAGCTATGATGTGGACGGCAGCATTGCCGACTACCGTTGGGATATGGGGGACGGCACCGCGCTTCAGGGCGACAGCGTGACCCATGCTTTCACTGCGCCCGGCACATACGAAGTCCGCTTGACCGTGCGGGACGACAGCGGCGTCAGCAATGACCTGGCCGATGATACCATGCTCGTCGTGGTCAATGCGCCGCCTGAACCGGTCATTGGGCTGCCCTCGCGACCCGTCTCGGTCTCCGAAGCCACGCAACTTGATGCGAGTGCTTCGAGCGACGCCGATGGCGAGATCCTGACCTATATGTGGGATTTCGGCGATGGGGCCACCGGAGAGGGAGAGACGGTCAGCTATGCCTGGACGCGTCCGGGTCTCTTCGATGTCACGCTCACGGTGACTGATGACAGCGGAACCGCCTCGGCCACGCAACAGACCACTTTGCAAGTCGTCGTGGACGCGGCCCCCGTTTCGGATGCGGGGCCGGATCAGTTCGTAACCGCAAGCGACGTGATATTCGACGGCGGCGGATCGACCGACACCGACGGGCAGATCACCGCCTGGGAGTGGGATTTCGGGGATGGCGCGACTGCATCCGGCAAAACCGTCAGCCATGCCTATGCCCGTCCGGGGATTTATGAGGTCGCGCTTTTGGTTCGCGATGACAGCGGCGCCCCTCTCAACCAGGACCGGGACACGATGCAGGTGACGGTGAATTCCGTTCCAATCGCCGATGCCGGGCCGCCACAGACCGTGGCACCGGGTGAGACATTCGTTGTGAATGGCCGTGCCTCCGTCGACCCCGATGGCGCCATTGCCGAATATGTCTGGGATTTTCCGGATGGCAGCACCGCGCGCGGGCAACGGGCCTCCTTCACGTTAAACGAGCCGGGCCTGCACCGGATCGGTTTGACCGTTTATGATGACTTTCGCGGTGGCGCTGCCAGCGATCAATCCGAAGTTCTTGTCACCGTGAACGCGCCGCCTGTGGCCGTCGCGGGGGCGGATTTGCTCATCGCGCCGGGTGAAAGTGTGCTTTTTGATGCCGGTCACTCCTTTGATCCGGACGGTGAACTCTCCAGCTATCGTTGGGAATTCGACGATCTGGGCGCCCCTCTGGACAGCGCGGCAGTCGAACGCGCCTACGAGACGCCCGGTGTCTGGTCGGCGCAATTGGTGGTCACGGACGACAGCGGTGTGCTGAACGCCACGGCAACCGACACCAAGACGATCCGGGTGAACCATCCTCCGGTAGCTGAGGCAGGTGCGCCGATCGAAACGGAGGTTCTTTTCGTAACCCTGGATGCGTCGGGGTCGAGCGACGCCGATGGCGACGCCTTGATCTATCGCTGGGATTTCGGTGACGGCTCGCCCCCGGCATTCGGGGAGGTCGTTGACCATGCCTATCCACGTTCAGGTGTCTTTCCGGTGACGCTTCGCGTTGATGACGGCACGGGCCTGTCCAATGCCACGGCGATTGATGCCACGACCGTCACCATTAAGGCGCGTCCGGTCGCCGATGCCGGCGGCAATCGCGATGTCTGCTCGGGGGAGCCGATCCTTTTTGACGCCTCCGGAAGCCTCGATCCCGACGGCGGCTTGCTGCTTTACTCCTGGGATTTCGGCGATGGCAGCGGGTCCGACCTGATCAATCCGACCAAGACCTATGAAGAGCCGGGGGTCTATCCCGTCACGCTCAGGATCCAGAACGAGACGGGCACCTCTTGGGGCAGCGATATCGACCGGATCGCCGCACTGGTGCGGGAAGGTCCCCTGGCCAATGCCGGGAAGGACATGACGGTCTGCACCAACCAGCCTGTGCGCTTTGACGGGTCGGGATCGACCGATGCCGACGGCGCCGTCAACGCGTTCTCCTGGACCTTTGGCGACGGCGGAACCGCAAGCGGTGAGCGCCCGGAATACCTTTTCAAGGCGCCGGGCAATTATGCCGTGACCCTCACGATTACCGGGGAGGCCATGGGCGCTTGCAGCCCGCTCGATACCGATGTCGTGAATGTCGAAGTGGTTGCGGCACCCGAATTGCAGATCCGCGGTGCGGAACGGGCAGCAGCGGGCCTGCCTGCGGATTTCAAGGCTCAGTTAAGTGATCTGGGGGGAGCGACGCCGATTGGCTTTGACTGGACGTTCTCGGACGGTGCAACCGCGACGGGCGATGACGTGCGCCATACGTTCGCAGAACCGGGCGAACACTTTATAGCGGTCACGGTGCAACTGGCCGGCGGCAATCCCGGGTGTAGTACGATTGAGGTCAGGCGAAAGGTGATCGTGAACGAGGCGCCTCAGCCGGTCATCGAAGCCCCGGACCGTGTGGCCACCGGCGACGCGATCATATTTGATGCGGCGTCCTCATTCGACGCAGACGGGGCGATCACCGGTTTTGTCTGGGCTTTCGGCGATGGTACAACCGCCCAAGGCATCCGCGCCGCGCATCGCTTTGCAGAGCCGGGCGATCACACCGTCACCCTTTCTGTGACCGACGATGCGGGTGTCGGCAACAGCACGGTGCTGGCCAGCAAGACGGTCATGGTCAATCCCGCGCCCCGCGCAGGGCTGAAAGCACCGCCGCCGGTTTGTCCGGCGGTCGATGTGCCCTGGTCTATCGAGGCATCGGAGGGCACCGCCGTGAGCTGGCTTTTCGAAGAGAGCCGGACGGCGGAAGGCCCCTCGGTCAGCCATCGGTTTGCCCAGTCCGGTCTCTTTCCTGTCCGGGCCACGCTGGATGACGGGACGGGACTGCCCAATGCGCGTCGAAGCGAGGAGGTTTACGTCCGTGTGAACTCGGCCCCGACGGCGCTGGCCGGCCCCGACCGCGTCGTTTGTCCCGGAGATACCGTGACCTTCGATGCCGGGCGATCCGGCGATTTGGACGGACAGATCGTTGAGTGGCTTTGGGAGTTCAGCGATGGCGTCACCCTGAGCGGGGAGCAGGTCGAGCGCGCCTTTGAGCAAAGCGGGCCCATCGATGTGCGCCTGACAGTCCGTGATGACAGTGGATCGGCCTGCAGCATCGGCACCGATACGGCTGCCTTGCTGGTGAATTCCACGCCGCTGGTTGATGCCGGGCCGGATCTGACCGTGCCCGTTGGTGCCGCCCATGATGTTGCCCGCTTCGATGCGGGGGCCGCACGGGATGTGGATGGTCAGGGCCTTCGCCTGAGCTGGGATTTCGGTGACGGTGCCGAAGCATCGGGTGCCGTGGCGCGACACAGTTATAGCACCCCGGGCACTTACACTGTAACGGTCATGGCGCAGGACACGACGGGGCTTGCCTGTGGCGTGGCGACCGACACTGCCACTGTCCAGGCCCTGCCACGGCAATAG
- a CDS encoding adenylate/guanylate cyclase domain-containing protein gives MRFPLRLKFFLFATLIAVAPLALVGQNLTTLTRDELKSAANEDLTTVAAQLRTEFDSTFQGRWLSPLMVIRNGVDSDELGVPQKVSLLTLGLQELPHIVALQLTVDGSSLPILATDEAFADRLVAAGLDPVDALTTSSQLIRSIESTGQYGRPLVSQLPETGDWMATLALPLKTQIAGRQVTLSAKIELSSLWRLVETHPFRQRGEITVIDHAGRTVLGPDIDLLTDRSIVQSALPLIVAGARADALENYTRPDGTAMLGAYAFPDWFQWAVVTELSEDKAYAVVNAITRQILLVGLIGFAVASAVALIFARQLTGPILKIGQVAQRVGDGDFAARVENVRTRDEIGDLATRINEMIAHLGERLELMKFVSRGTVSAIQQADEEGMSRGGERRRVSVLFTDIRGYTEFSERVPPEVVIEALNHYFDAQTDIVERHGGDVDKFIGDALVAVFEGADMEQRAASCAVEITEAMMKLLDEFPDYDLHVGIGVASGEVVMGAMGARERMDFTVLGSTVNRAARLCSKADADQVLVDAPTRDASIGHSEIYFETLDPIPLKGYADPVPAFAAVRPAVPMSA, from the coding sequence ATGCGGTTTCCTTTGCGTCTGAAATTCTTCCTGTTCGCAACGCTGATCGCTGTTGCGCCCCTTGCCTTGGTCGGCCAGAACCTGACCACGCTGACCCGGGACGAATTGAAATCGGCGGCTAACGAAGACCTCACGACCGTTGCCGCGCAACTGAGAACCGAATTCGATAGCACATTTCAGGGCCGCTGGCTGTCGCCGCTGATGGTGATCCGCAACGGCGTTGACAGCGATGAGCTGGGCGTCCCGCAAAAGGTCTCTCTGCTGACGCTCGGTCTGCAGGAGTTGCCTCATATCGTGGCGTTGCAATTGACCGTTGACGGCTCATCCCTGCCGATCCTGGCGACGGATGAGGCGTTTGCCGACCGTCTGGTCGCGGCGGGGCTGGATCCGGTCGACGCGCTTACCACGTCCAGCCAGTTGATCCGGAGTATCGAAAGCACGGGACAGTACGGGCGTCCCCTGGTGTCCCAATTGCCGGAAACCGGCGATTGGATGGCAACCCTTGCACTTCCGCTCAAAACCCAGATCGCGGGGCGGCAGGTGACCCTTTCGGCCAAGATCGAGCTTTCGTCGCTCTGGCGTCTGGTGGAGACCCACCCGTTTCGTCAGCGCGGCGAGATCACGGTGATCGACCATGCCGGGCGGACGGTTCTGGGTCCAGATATCGATTTGCTGACCGACCGCTCGATTGTGCAATCTGCATTGCCTCTGATCGTCGCAGGTGCGCGTGCGGATGCTCTGGAAAACTACACGCGTCCCGATGGCACGGCGATGCTGGGCGCCTATGCCTTTCCGGATTGGTTCCAATGGGCCGTGGTGACAGAGCTTTCTGAAGACAAAGCCTATGCCGTAGTCAACGCCATCACCCGCCAGATCCTGCTGGTCGGTCTGATCGGCTTTGCGGTGGCCAGCGCTGTCGCTTTGATCTTCGCACGCCAGTTGACGGGGCCAATCCTGAAAATCGGGCAGGTGGCCCAGCGTGTCGGCGACGGCGACTTTGCCGCGCGGGTCGAGAATGTGCGCACAAGAGACGAGATCGGAGATCTCGCCACCCGGATCAACGAGATGATCGCCCATCTGGGGGAACGCTTGGAACTTATGAAATTCGTTTCGCGTGGGACGGTTTCGGCGATCCAGCAAGCAGATGAGGAGGGCATGTCGCGGGGCGGCGAGCGGCGCAGGGTCTCGGTCCTTTTCACCGACATCCGGGGATATACCGAATTCTCGGAACGTGTTCCGCCCGAAGTCGTGATCGAGGCATTGAACCATTACTTCGATGCGCAGACAGATATCGTGGAGCGCCACGGCGGCGATGTGGACAAGTTTATCGGCGACGCACTTGTGGCCGTCTTCGAAGGCGCCGACATGGAACAGCGCGCGGCCTCCTGTGCGGTCGAGATTACCGAAGCCATGATGAAGCTACTCGATGAATTCCCAGACTACGATCTGCATGTGGGCATCGGGGTGGCATCGGGCGAGGTGGTCATGGGCGCCATGGGCGCGCGTGAACGCATGGACTTTACCGTGCTGGGATCAACCGTGAACCGTGCGGCGCGCCTGTGCAGCAAGGCGGATGCCGATCAGGTGCTGGTCGATGCCCCGACACGTGACGCCAGCATTGGCCATTCAGAGATCTATTTTGAGACGCTCGACCCGATCCCTCTCAAAGGCTATGCCGATCCTGTCCCGGCCTTTGCCGCCGTCCGCCCAGCCGTACCGATGTCAGCCTAG
- a CDS encoding DUF3307 domain-containing protein: MTDAIKAVLILLCLLQFKHMFADYFLQTPKMLAGRATYFHMGRAQHAGVHAVGSALALVIVGTSLPLLLFLIVAEWIVHFHIDWGKASYSDAKAYTPAQAGFWRAAGFDQALHQLTYIAMVWAWVEWP, translated from the coding sequence GTGACCGACGCGATCAAAGCAGTTCTGATCCTGCTGTGCCTATTGCAGTTCAAGCACATGTTCGCAGACTACTTTCTACAAACGCCCAAGATGCTTGCGGGGCGTGCCACCTATTTTCATATGGGGCGGGCGCAGCATGCTGGCGTTCACGCGGTCGGGTCGGCCCTTGCCCTGGTGATCGTGGGCACCTCACTGCCCCTTCTGCTTTTCCTGATCGTGGCGGAGTGGATCGTGCATTTCCACATAGACTGGGGCAAGGCCAGCTATTCGGATGCCAAAGCCTACACCCCCGCCCAGGCCGGTTTCTGGCGCGCGGCCGGATTTGACCAGGCGCTTCATCAACTGACCTATATTGCCATGGTTTGGGCATGGGTGGAGTGGCCCTAG
- a CDS encoding ABC transporter transmembrane domain-containing protein has product MLLLVTSLLFPLLYLTLELPKRIINDAIDAPETPIRVYGMEFEQVQFLAILCGGFLIAVLAHGLLKMRINTMKGVLAERLLRRFRYTLIARILRFPQPYFERTSQGELVSMVTSEAEPMGGLMGDAIAQPVLQAGQMLTILTFLFLQSFWFGLAACALIPLQAWLIPKLQRQINLLNKKRVIQVRGLAAEIGESAAGAAALRTNGGWRYRLAMITDRLGHLFEIRFEIYQKKFFMKFLNNFITQLTPFFFFSVGGYLVIQGSVTLGALVAALAAYKDLSSPWKELLAYYNQVQDMSLRWEIIIERFAPDGMVDEALFKGVEEDAPRLNGDIVLDGVTVRDADGNAVLEDINVTLPKQTVVGIAAPSEEDRRAMAEVLTREVTPSSGKVLVAGHEMSGLHQSVIAARIGHATGRPILFQGTFADNMMMPLKTGPRPDSVDPASIVEAERAGNSIDALQAEWLDPARAGAADVAELRAWWISLLDGIGTGTALFRRGLDQRFDPKAHPELAEHLVALRGKVKDAVAAAGLSRHVYRFEDDRYNPALPVADNLIFATPLRPITEEVLANETEFMDFLRALELDEDLLGLTREVVELLRQIFGLDGTDHPLFRKLGLEVQTYERAVELLGKGNPKGASDKELALLMTIPFRISAEQIGPAFPEEMKTRLLELRAAHSAELREALAEVYTPLEPDLFVPGLTVLENALFGKISDAAGAKADELRKIVADILVEEGLKSLVIQLIYDMPIALGGANLPALFAEPLSFCRATIKRPDILILDGALVRFEPDVEGSVHENLRRLLPETTLIYLASGFEDPEGFDTYIEIQQGRIIRDEREAEETTDSAASADLARKLRALEQTPLFSGLNRRQLRLLAFGARWYRAPAGEYVFYKDDDPSDGAYMVLEGEAGLYLPKPDTEDEMIAKVGPGTLVGELGLIRNVPRALDMKAETDLMCLRIGAEEFLAVVENDAATAFKVLQVVAGYVSN; this is encoded by the coding sequence ATCCTGTTGCTCGTTACATCGCTCCTGTTTCCGCTGCTCTATCTCACGCTGGAACTGCCAAAGCGTATCATCAACGACGCGATCGACGCCCCCGAGACCCCGATCCGGGTTTACGGGATGGAATTCGAGCAGGTCCAATTCCTTGCGATCCTATGCGGTGGCTTTCTGATTGCCGTGCTGGCCCACGGTCTGCTGAAAATGCGGATCAACACGATGAAGGGCGTGCTGGCCGAGCGGTTGCTGCGTCGCTTTCGGTACACGCTGATCGCCCGCATCCTGCGGTTCCCGCAGCCCTATTTCGAACGGACCAGTCAGGGCGAGTTGGTGTCGATGGTCACGTCAGAGGCGGAGCCGATGGGCGGTCTTATGGGCGATGCGATTGCCCAGCCGGTCTTGCAGGCCGGTCAGATGCTGACCATCCTGACCTTCCTGTTCCTGCAAAGCTTTTGGTTCGGTCTTGCAGCCTGCGCGCTGATCCCGCTGCAAGCCTGGCTGATCCCCAAGCTTCAGCGCCAAATCAACCTTCTCAATAAAAAGCGGGTGATCCAGGTGCGCGGGCTGGCAGCCGAGATCGGCGAAAGTGCGGCCGGCGCGGCGGCTTTGCGCACCAATGGCGGTTGGCGTTATCGGCTGGCGATGATCACGGACCGGCTGGGACATCTGTTCGAGATCCGGTTCGAGATCTACCAGAAAAAGTTCTTTATGAAGTTTCTCAACAACTTCATCACCCAACTGACGCCTTTCTTTTTCTTTTCGGTGGGCGGGTATCTTGTCATCCAGGGCAGCGTCACTTTGGGGGCACTGGTCGCCGCTCTGGCCGCTTACAAGGATCTCTCCAGCCCCTGGAAGGAGCTTCTGGCCTATTACAACCAGGTCCAGGACATGTCCCTACGCTGGGAGATCATCATCGAGCGGTTTGCCCCCGACGGCATGGTCGATGAGGCGTTGTTCAAGGGGGTGGAGGAGGACGCGCCGCGCCTGAACGGAGATATCGTTCTCGACGGGGTGACGGTGCGGGACGCGGACGGCAATGCGGTTCTGGAAGACATCAATGTGACCCTGCCGAAACAGACGGTCGTCGGGATAGCAGCGCCCAGCGAAGAGGACCGCCGCGCCATGGCGGAGGTTTTGACGCGCGAAGTCACGCCGTCCTCTGGGAAGGTCTTGGTCGCCGGACACGAGATGTCAGGCTTGCATCAATCCGTGATCGCCGCGCGGATTGGCCATGCAACGGGCCGTCCGATCCTGTTTCAGGGCACCTTTGCCGACAATATGATGATGCCGCTGAAGACGGGGCCGCGTCCGGACAGTGTCGATCCGGCAAGCATCGTCGAAGCCGAGCGCGCGGGAAACAGCATCGATGCATTGCAGGCGGAGTGGCTTGATCCTGCGCGGGCCGGGGCGGCCGATGTCGCAGAGCTGCGGGCTTGGTGGATTTCGCTTCTGGACGGGATTGGCACAGGCACCGCGCTCTTTCGTCGTGGTCTTGATCAGCGGTTCGACCCGAAGGCCCATCCAGAATTGGCCGAACACCTTGTGGCCCTGCGCGGCAAGGTGAAGGACGCGGTGGCCGCCGCTGGGCTCTCCCGGCACGTCTACCGGTTTGAAGATGACCGCTACAATCCCGCCCTTCCGGTCGCGGACAACCTGATCTTTGCCACGCCGCTGCGCCCGATCACCGAGGAGGTCCTCGCGAACGAAACCGAATTCATGGACTTTCTGCGCGCGCTAGAGCTTGATGAAGACCTGCTGGGTCTCACGCGCGAAGTGGTCGAGCTGCTGCGTCAGATCTTCGGTCTTGACGGGACCGATCATCCGCTGTTCCGCAAGCTGGGTCTGGAGGTGCAAACCTATGAACGCGCGGTTGAGCTGCTCGGCAAAGGCAATCCGAAGGGGGCCTCCGACAAGGAGCTTGCCCTTCTGATGACCATTCCCTTTCGCATCTCAGCCGAACAGATCGGCCCGGCTTTCCCCGAGGAGATGAAGACACGGTTGCTGGAACTGAGGGCCGCGCATTCTGCGGAGCTGAGAGAGGCGCTGGCCGAGGTCTACACGCCCCTGGAACCGGATCTTTTCGTGCCGGGTCTCACGGTTCTGGAGAACGCCCTTTTTGGAAAGATATCGGATGCCGCCGGCGCCAAGGCCGATGAGTTGCGCAAGATCGTTGCCGATATTCTGGTGGAAGAGGGACTTAAGTCGCTCGTCATTCAACTGATCTATGACATGCCGATTGCCCTGGGGGGCGCAAATCTGCCTGCTCTTTTCGCAGAACCGCTTTCCTTTTGCCGGGCCACGATCAAACGACCCGATATCCTGATCCTCGATGGCGCCCTGGTCCGGTTTGAGCCGGATGTCGAGGGGTCGGTGCATGAAAATCTGCGGCGACTGCTGCCAGAGACGACGCTGATCTATCTTGCGAGCGGGTTTGAGGATCCCGAAGGCTTTGACACATATATCGAGATCCAACAGGGGCGGATCATCCGCGACGAGCGTGAAGCCGAAGAAACGACAGACAGCGCGGCCAGTGCGGATCTGGCGCGCAAGCTGCGCGCGCTTGAACAGACACCATTGTTTTCAGGCCTGAACCGCAGGCAGCTTCGGCTACTGGCTTTCGGCGCGCGCTGGTACCGGGCGCCGGCCGGGGAATACGTCTTTTACAAGGACGACGATCCCTCTGACGGGGCCTATATGGTTTTGGAAGGGGAGGCGGGCCTTTACCTTCCAAAGCCGGACACCGAGGACGAGATGATCGCCAAGGTGGGCCCAGGCACCCTTGTTGGTGAGCTTGGGTTGATCCGCAACGTACCACGCGCGCTGGACATGAAGGCCGAGACCGATCTGATGTGCCTGCGCATTGGCGCCGAAGAGTTCCTGGCCGTCGTCGAGAACGATGCGGCAACCGCCTTCAAGGTGTTGCAGGTGGTTGCCGGCTACGTCTCGAACTAG